A DNA window from Longimicrobiaceae bacterium contains the following coding sequences:
- the tadA gene encoding tRNA adenosine(34) deaminase TadA, with product MRKGVKPVDQGTVGTPAAQPGSFSSSPFAEEDVRWMREALAEARAAALDDEVPVGAVVVGPEGEVTRSRNRIRAAHDPTGHAEMVALRAAAAAVGDARLRELTLYVTLEPCAMCAGAIVLARLRRVVFGAYDPKAGMCGSLENIVQDPRLNHRVELLGGVLATECGEELRRFFRARRRGGATQ from the coding sequence GTGCGTAAAGGGGTGAAGCCGGTCGATCAGGGCACGGTCGGGACCCCGGCGGCGCAGCCGGGGTCCTTTTCTTCGTCCCCCTTCGCGGAGGAGGACGTCCGCTGGATGCGCGAAGCCCTGGCCGAGGCTCGCGCCGCCGCCCTCGACGACGAGGTCCCTGTGGGGGCTGTCGTGGTGGGGCCGGAGGGCGAGGTCACGCGCAGCCGGAACCGGATCCGTGCGGCGCACGATCCCACGGGGCACGCGGAGATGGTCGCCCTCCGCGCCGCCGCGGCTGCGGTGGGCGATGCCCGCCTGCGCGAGCTCACCCTGTACGTGACCCTGGAGCCGTGCGCAATGTGCGCCGGAGCGATCGTGCTCGCACGCCTGCGACGCGTGGTCTTCGGTGCTTACGACCCCAAGGCGGGAATGTGCGGATCGCTCGAGAACATCGTCCAGGACCCGCGCCTGAACCACCGGGTAGAGCTGCTCGGCGGCGTGCTGGCGACCGAATGCGGCGAGGAGCTGAGGCGATTCTTCCGGGCGCGAAGGCGCGGCGGAGCGACACAGTGA
- a CDS encoding dihydroorotase, translated as MSRVLITGGRVVDPSQGLDQVLDLLLVDGQVAELGENLTAPEGTERIDARGLVVTPGLIDVHVHLREPGGEHKETIRSGARAAAAGGFTAVVAMPNTSPPIDNPAAVGFVRAAGMRSGGARVYPAGTITVGQKGEQLAEFGELQEAGAVTVTDDGRPVMNAGVMRLALEYALSFDLPVSVHEEDLNLSYGGSMNEGIIATRLGLTGIPNAAEDVMIARDLFLAELTGGRLHIQHVSTREGVRMIREARARGVRVTAEATPHHFTLTDEAIESYRTNAKMNPPLRSAEDRDAVRQGVADGTLDVIATDHAPHHYDEKEQAFEDAPNGIVGLETAVGLSMSELVHTRLIDLPTLVERMSCAPARAFSLPGGTLRPGSPADVTLIDPDLEWTIDPEQFLSLSRNTPFAGRRVRGRAVRTLVGGVTVWTLPSR; from the coding sequence GTGAGCCGGGTCCTGATCACCGGTGGTCGGGTCGTCGACCCGTCCCAGGGACTCGACCAGGTGTTGGACCTGCTCCTGGTCGACGGCCAGGTAGCCGAGCTCGGGGAAAATCTCACCGCCCCGGAGGGCACGGAGCGGATCGACGCGCGCGGCCTCGTGGTCACGCCCGGGCTCATCGACGTGCACGTACACCTGCGCGAGCCGGGTGGCGAGCATAAGGAGACGATCAGAAGCGGGGCGCGCGCGGCGGCGGCGGGCGGTTTCACCGCCGTGGTGGCCATGCCCAATACCAGCCCTCCCATCGACAACCCGGCGGCTGTGGGGTTCGTTCGTGCGGCGGGGATGCGTTCCGGCGGCGCCCGCGTCTATCCGGCGGGGACCATCACCGTGGGCCAGAAAGGCGAGCAGCTCGCCGAGTTCGGCGAGCTGCAGGAGGCCGGCGCCGTCACCGTCACCGACGACGGCCGGCCGGTGATGAACGCCGGGGTGATGCGCCTCGCCCTCGAGTACGCGCTGTCCTTCGATCTGCCGGTCTCCGTGCACGAGGAGGATCTGAATCTCTCCTACGGCGGCTCGATGAACGAGGGGATCATCGCTACCCGTCTGGGACTGACCGGCATCCCGAACGCCGCTGAGGACGTCATGATCGCCCGTGATCTCTTTCTGGCGGAGCTGACGGGCGGGCGCCTGCACATCCAGCACGTTTCGACGCGCGAGGGAGTGCGGATGATCCGTGAAGCCCGCGCCCGAGGCGTCCGGGTGACCGCGGAGGCTACGCCGCACCACTTCACCCTCACGGACGAGGCGATCGAATCCTACCGCACAAACGCCAAGATGAACCCGCCGCTTCGCTCGGCGGAGGATCGTGACGCGGTGCGGCAAGGCGTGGCGGATGGAACGCTGGATGTGATCGCCACGGACCACGCCCCCCATCACTACGACGAGAAGGAGCAGGCGTTCGAGGACGCGCCGAACGGGATCGTGGGGCTGGAGACCGCGGTGGGGCTCTCGATGTCCGAGCTGGTGCACACGCGCCTCATCGACCTCCCGACGTTGGTCGAGCGGATGAGCTGCGCGCCGGCCCGTGCCTTCTCTCTGCCGGGGGGAACCCTGCGGCCGGGGTCTCCAGCCGACGTGACCCTGATCGACCCCGACCTCGAGTGGACGATCGACCCGGAGCAGTTCCTCTCGTTGAGCCGGAATACCCCCTTCGCGGGCCGCCGCGTGCGGGGGCGGGCGGTGCGGACGCTGGTGGGCGGAGTCACGGTCTGGACCCTTCCTTCTCGATGA
- a CDS encoding aspartate carbamoyltransferase catalytic subunit, whose product MAQALFPPLGKDLVGLEGLTREQIIGILDTAEPFKEISERPIKKVPVLRGKTIVNAFFENSTRTRISFEFAEKRLSADTVNFSAGGSSVAKGETLVDTARNLEAMRIDMVVIRHSSSGAARFLGERIASNVVNAGDGKHEHPTQALLDMLTIRDHLGRLEGVKVCIVGDILHSRVARSNIIGLRTVGAEVAVCGPATLMPARIEELGVTVFRRVEEAIEWADVLNVLRLQLERMQAGFVPSLREYNRVFGITEERLARAPRQLLILHPGPMNRGVEIDSAVADGPHSVILQQVTNGVAVRMAVLYLLAGGKPEAAEAAKTEVAL is encoded by the coding sequence GTGGCTCAGGCGCTCTTTCCCCCACTCGGAAAGGACCTCGTAGGGCTGGAGGGGCTCACCCGCGAGCAGATCATCGGGATCCTGGACACCGCGGAGCCGTTCAAGGAGATCTCCGAGCGGCCGATCAAGAAGGTCCCTGTTCTGCGTGGGAAGACCATCGTCAACGCCTTCTTCGAGAACTCGACGCGCACGCGCATCTCCTTCGAGTTCGCCGAGAAGCGGCTCTCCGCGGACACGGTGAACTTCTCCGCCGGAGGCTCCTCGGTGGCCAAAGGGGAGACGCTGGTGGACACCGCGCGCAACCTCGAGGCGATGCGGATCGATATGGTGGTGATTCGCCACAGCTCCTCGGGCGCGGCGCGCTTCCTGGGCGAGCGCATCGCCTCCAACGTGGTGAACGCCGGAGACGGAAAGCACGAGCACCCCACCCAGGCGCTGCTGGACATGCTCACCATCCGCGACCACCTCGGGCGGCTCGAGGGGGTGAAGGTGTGCATCGTCGGCGACATCCTGCACTCGCGCGTGGCACGCTCCAACATCATCGGCCTGCGTACAGTGGGCGCTGAGGTGGCGGTCTGCGGTCCGGCCACCCTGATGCCGGCCAGGATCGAGGAGCTGGGAGTGACCGTGTTCCGCCGGGTGGAGGAGGCGATCGAGTGGGCGGACGTGCTCAACGTGCTGCGGCTGCAGCTGGAACGGATGCAGGCAGGATTCGTCCCTTCGCTACGTGAGTACAACCGGGTGTTCGGCATCACCGAGGAGCGGCTCGCCCGCGCGCCGCGGCAGCTGCTGATCCTCCATCCCGGCCCGATGAACCGCGGGGTAGAGATCGACTCGGCCGTGGCCGACGGGCCCCATTCGGTGATCCTGCAACAGGTGACCAACGGAGTGGCTGTGCGCATGGCGGTACTCTACCTGCTGGCCGGCGGAAAGCCCGAGGCGGCGGAGGCGGCGAAAACCGAGGTGGCGCTGTGA
- the gltX gene encoding glutamate--tRNA ligase, which yields MTDRPRFRFAPSPTGYLHVGGARTALFNWLLARQLGGVFVLRIEDTDRERSSDEMTEAILDGMRWLGLDWDEGPFHQADGFERHRREVDRLLELGHAYRCFCTPEQLQARREALGEEYRYERTCLAVPPEESERRMAAGEPFAVRFRVPEGSTEWDDLVHGPTRWRNEDIEDFVILRTDGTPIYNLAVVSDDIAMRISHVIRGDDHLSNTPKQILLYRALAAPVPRFAHLPMILGPDGKRLSKRHGATSVGEYRERGFLPQALVNFLALLGWNPGDEQEIMTVDELVQRFSLERVNKKSAVFDPEKLEWMNGQHISRLSGEELLPLVAPRLVKAGLTTEEEIAQRRTWFAELLDLLKPRARTLDGFAPQARAYLAPVIEYEEAAVAKHWKEPEPTIRRLEAARTALNEVEPWEPAAVEQALREAAEGLGEGFGKIVHPLRLALTGAAVSPGIDAVIVQMGRELVQRRIQAAIETLRDR from the coding sequence ATGACGGATCGCCCGAGGTTTCGGTTCGCCCCGAGCCCCACCGGATATCTGCACGTCGGAGGTGCGCGCACGGCGCTGTTCAACTGGCTGCTGGCGCGCCAGCTCGGGGGTGTCTTCGTTCTGCGGATCGAGGATACAGACCGGGAGCGATCCAGCGACGAGATGACCGAGGCCATCCTCGACGGCATGCGATGGCTGGGCCTCGATTGGGACGAGGGCCCCTTTCACCAGGCGGACGGATTCGAGCGACACCGGCGGGAAGTGGATCGCCTGCTCGAGTTGGGTCACGCCTATCGGTGTTTCTGCACGCCCGAGCAGCTGCAAGCACGGCGCGAGGCGCTCGGGGAGGAGTACCGCTACGAGCGTACCTGCCTCGCGGTGCCGCCCGAAGAGTCCGAGCGGCGGATGGCCGCCGGAGAGCCGTTCGCGGTCCGTTTCCGCGTGCCCGAGGGGTCGACCGAGTGGGACGACCTCGTGCACGGGCCCACCCGCTGGCGCAATGAAGACATCGAGGACTTCGTGATCCTGCGCACCGACGGCACGCCGATCTACAATCTCGCGGTCGTATCCGACGATATCGCCATGCGGATCTCGCACGTGATCCGCGGCGACGACCACCTCTCCAACACGCCGAAGCAGATCCTCCTCTACCGGGCGCTGGCGGCGCCGGTGCCGCGGTTCGCGCACCTGCCGATGATCCTGGGGCCGGATGGAAAGCGCCTCTCGAAGCGGCACGGCGCGACGTCCGTCGGGGAGTACCGGGAGCGCGGGTTCCTGCCGCAGGCGCTGGTCAACTTCCTCGCTCTCCTCGGCTGGAACCCAGGGGACGAGCAGGAAATCATGACGGTGGACGAGCTGGTTCAGCGATTCAGCCTCGAGCGCGTCAACAAGAAGAGCGCGGTCTTCGACCCCGAGAAGCTCGAATGGATGAACGGCCAGCACATCTCCCGTCTCTCGGGTGAGGAGCTGCTGCCGCTGGTGGCGCCGCGCCTGGTGAAGGCCGGCCTCACGACCGAGGAGGAGATCGCCCAGCGGCGCACGTGGTTCGCCGAGCTCCTCGACCTGCTGAAGCCGCGTGCGAGGACGCTCGACGGGTTCGCGCCGCAGGCCCGTGCCTACCTGGCCCCGGTGATCGAGTACGAAGAAGCGGCGGTGGCGAAGCACTGGAAGGAGCCGGAGCCCACGATCCGGCGCCTGGAGGCGGCGCGCACGGCCCTCAACGAGGTCGAGCCGTGGGAACCGGCGGCGGTGGAGCAGGCGCTACGGGAGGCCGCGGAGGGGCTCGGCGAGGGTTTCGGCAAGATCGTGCACCCCCTGCGGTTGGCATTGACCGGCGCGGCCGTCAGCCCCGGCATCGACGCGGTGATCGTGCAGATGGGGCGGGAGCTGGTGCAGCGCCGTATCCAGGCCGCGATCGAGACTCTGAGAGACCGCTGA
- a CDS encoding sugar nucleotide-binding protein: MRRVIVTGGAGYLGQAVVAAAPDDWECHVTERRTPAPRGIRHPCDLADAEGVAALWSQLHPDLVIHTAYGTEDGERDIWLATRNVVDATIAVGADLLHMSTDLVFDGESGPYGEDAEPSPVHEYGRWKTQAERYVRQRAPTAAVVRASLITSFDPPDPRTAWVAAGLRGETAVTLFVDEIRTPILREDLATQIVEICQLPALDRSGVWHLAGPESLSRYAIGALVASAYGLSTQRLRAARSPRDQDTARPRDIRLLTRRADAVLSHRPRSLSEAAALASAALAPAAAGR; this comes from the coding sequence ATGCGCCGAGTGATCGTGACGGGTGGGGCGGGTTACCTGGGCCAGGCAGTAGTGGCCGCTGCCCCGGATGACTGGGAATGCCACGTCACGGAGCGAAGGACGCCCGCGCCGCGCGGAATCCGCCATCCCTGTGATCTCGCCGATGCCGAAGGAGTCGCAGCCCTCTGGTCGCAGCTCCACCCGGACCTGGTGATCCACACCGCCTACGGCACGGAGGACGGAGAGCGCGACATCTGGCTCGCCACCCGCAACGTCGTCGACGCCACGATTGCGGTCGGCGCCGACCTCCTGCACATGAGCACCGATCTGGTGTTCGACGGGGAGAGCGGCCCGTATGGCGAGGACGCGGAGCCCTCCCCGGTGCACGAGTACGGCCGCTGGAAGACACAGGCCGAGCGCTACGTGCGCCAGCGGGCGCCGACCGCCGCGGTGGTGAGGGCCTCGCTCATCACCTCGTTCGACCCGCCCGACCCCCGCACCGCCTGGGTGGCCGCGGGCCTGAGAGGGGAGACCGCGGTAACCCTCTTCGTGGACGAGATCCGTACGCCGATTTTGCGGGAAGACCTCGCGACGCAGATCGTCGAGATCTGCCAGTTGCCGGCCCTGGACCGCTCAGGCGTCTGGCACCTGGCCGGGCCGGAGTCGCTCAGCCGCTATGCCATCGGAGCGCTCGTCGCGAGCGCGTATGGCCTGTCCACGCAGCGGCTGCGCGCAGCACGCAGCCCGCGCGATCAAGATACTGCGCGACCGCGCGACATTCGCCTGCTGACCCGCCGGGCCGATGCTGTGCTCTCGCATCGCCCCCGCTCGCTCAGCGAGGCGGCCGCCCTGGCGAGCGCGGCGCTGGCGCCCGCCGCGGCGGGCCGATAA
- a CDS encoding HD domain-containing protein, protein MSEDRGDAGFDRTVEGRFAQRVVFNVPGRGNPKLRHIIERVNSDDDLYALWLAANVNAVERLGMTDHGPVHVKIVMNIADKLYRLLADHGVEAGVIRNYGLSRDDAEVVVVLAALLHDVGMSVHRSDHEAFSLFIAEPKVRELLADLYDGPTATIIRSEVLHAIIAHRSGGRPLTLEAGIVRVADALDMAKGRSRIPFTAGSMSIHSISAAAIEAVHIENGSDRPVLVRIDLSNSAGIFQLDQLFREKLAGSGLEGYIDLEVNLVGEAEKRLVESYRL, encoded by the coding sequence ATGAGTGAAGATAGAGGGGATGCGGGCTTTGACCGCACTGTGGAGGGGCGGTTCGCGCAGCGGGTCGTCTTCAACGTGCCAGGGCGCGGGAACCCGAAGTTGCGGCATATCATCGAGCGGGTGAACAGCGACGACGACCTCTATGCCCTATGGCTGGCGGCGAACGTCAACGCGGTCGAACGGTTGGGAATGACGGACCACGGTCCGGTCCATGTGAAGATCGTGATGAACATCGCGGACAAGCTCTACCGCCTCCTCGCCGATCACGGAGTGGAGGCAGGGGTGATCCGCAACTACGGTCTGTCGCGCGACGACGCGGAAGTGGTGGTAGTGCTGGCCGCCCTGCTGCATGATGTGGGAATGTCGGTCCACCGCAGCGATCACGAGGCCTTCTCCCTGTTCATTGCGGAGCCGAAGGTGCGGGAGCTCCTGGCGGATCTCTACGACGGGCCGACCGCCACGATCATCCGCAGCGAAGTGCTGCACGCGATCATCGCCCACCGCTCCGGCGGGAGGCCGCTCACCCTCGAAGCCGGCATTGTGCGCGTGGCGGACGCGCTGGACATGGCCAAAGGCCGCTCCCGAATTCCCTTTACGGCCGGCTCGATGAGCATTCACTCGATTTCCGCCGCCGCCATCGAGGCGGTGCACATCGAGAACGGCTCCGACCGCCCCGTGCTGGTGCGTATCGACCTTTCCAACTCCGCTGGAATCTTCCAGCTCGATCAGCTCTTCCGGGAGAAGCTCGCCGGCAGCGGTCTGGAGGGGTACATCGATCTGGAGGTGAATCTGGTGGGCGAGGCGGAGAAGAGGCTGGTGGAGTCGTACAGGCTGTGA
- a CDS encoding glutamine--tRNA ligase/YqeY domain fusion protein: MDSTHAKADMVRTPEAPTGGPGQDFLRNIVAEDLRSGKHDFIVTRFPPEPNGYLHIGHATSIVLNFGIAAETGGRCHLRFDDTNPETEDMIYVESAIDLIRWLGYDWGEHLYFASDYFERMYAFAEHLIREGKAYVDSLSEEEIREYRGTVTEPGRPSPYRDRTVEENLDLFRRMRDGEFPDGAHVLRARLDMSSPNMLLRDPILYRIRHAAHYRTGDRWCVYPMYDFAHPIEDAIESITHSFCTLEFENNRPLYDWVVDNIPRGGPVGIPENSRPRQYEFARRNFEYTITSKRKLLQLVREGKVSGWDDPRMPTLAGLRRRGFTPESIRNFCETIGVARTANRVDIGKLEFAIRDDLNTKAPRVLCVLDPLRVVLTNFPEGEVEHLDAPYFPHDVGREGSRKLPFSRVLYIDREDFREDPPKGYYRLSPGAEVRLRYAYIIRCDEVVHDESGRVVELRCSYDPQTRGGKAREGKTVKGTIQWVSAEHALPCEVRLYDRLFTIPDPDEAEGDFTDYLNPNSLVVVDRAMIEPSVRDDPPGSHYQFERLGYFCSDLHDSAPDHLVFNRTVTLRDTWAKARAEHERAAAAAETTPATTRPRRKEEKTREGKAKTAEKAPARTQPRAGSAEPARDPRLVERRKQYREDYGLSAEDAEILTRDGATAALFDEAIATGVDARAVANWIIHELPREAQGRAVAELPITGESLAELVELVETGTISSSGGREVLARLVHGEGSASAIVDELGLRQISDRGQLEPLVIAVLAEFPDKVEEYRAGKTGLMGFFIGQVMRRSGGRANPEVVREVVAEKTG; the protein is encoded by the coding sequence GTGGACAGCACGCACGCGAAAGCCGACATGGTACGCACGCCCGAGGCCCCTACCGGCGGCCCGGGGCAGGATTTTCTCCGCAACATCGTGGCGGAGGACCTCCGGAGCGGCAAGCACGACTTCATCGTGACCCGCTTTCCCCCGGAACCGAACGGGTACCTGCACATCGGTCACGCCACGTCGATCGTGCTGAACTTTGGCATCGCGGCGGAGACCGGCGGCCGCTGCCACCTCCGCTTCGACGATACCAACCCGGAAACCGAGGACATGATCTACGTCGAGTCAGCGATCGACCTGATCCGCTGGCTCGGCTACGACTGGGGAGAGCACCTCTATTTCGCCTCGGACTACTTCGAGCGGATGTACGCCTTCGCCGAGCATCTCATTCGCGAGGGCAAGGCGTACGTCGACTCGCTATCCGAAGAGGAGATCCGCGAGTACCGGGGAACCGTGACGGAGCCCGGACGGCCCAGCCCGTACCGCGATCGGACCGTCGAGGAGAACCTCGACCTCTTCCGCCGGATGCGGGATGGCGAGTTCCCGGATGGAGCGCACGTGCTGCGGGCGCGCCTGGACATGAGCTCCCCCAACATGCTGCTCCGCGATCCCATCCTTTATCGCATCCGCCACGCGGCGCATTACCGGACGGGCGACCGGTGGTGCGTGTACCCGATGTACGACTTCGCCCACCCCATCGAGGACGCCATCGAGTCGATCACCCATTCTTTTTGCACGCTCGAGTTCGAGAACAACCGTCCGCTGTACGACTGGGTGGTAGACAACATCCCCCGCGGTGGGCCGGTTGGAATCCCGGAGAACTCCCGCCCCCGGCAGTACGAGTTCGCGCGGCGGAATTTCGAGTACACCATCACCAGCAAGCGCAAGCTGCTGCAGCTCGTGCGGGAGGGGAAGGTGAGCGGATGGGACGATCCGCGCATGCCCACCCTCGCCGGGCTGCGGCGGAGGGGGTTCACCCCCGAGTCGATCCGCAACTTCTGCGAGACGATCGGAGTGGCGCGGACTGCCAACCGGGTGGATATCGGCAAGCTGGAGTTCGCCATCCGCGACGACCTGAACACCAAGGCACCGCGTGTGCTCTGCGTGCTGGACCCGCTGCGGGTGGTACTCACCAACTTCCCGGAGGGTGAAGTGGAGCATCTGGACGCTCCCTACTTCCCCCACGACGTCGGTCGCGAAGGGTCCCGGAAGCTTCCCTTCTCCCGAGTCCTCTACATCGACCGCGAGGATTTCCGGGAAGATCCTCCGAAGGGTTACTACCGTCTCTCCCCGGGCGCCGAGGTGCGGCTGCGCTACGCCTATATCATTCGCTGCGACGAGGTGGTGCACGACGAGAGCGGGAGGGTCGTGGAGCTCCGCTGCTCCTATGATCCGCAGACGCGCGGAGGGAAGGCCCGGGAAGGAAAGACGGTCAAGGGGACGATCCAGTGGGTCTCCGCGGAGCACGCCCTCCCCTGCGAGGTGCGCCTCTACGATCGTCTCTTCACCATTCCCGATCCGGACGAAGCGGAGGGCGACTTCACCGACTATCTCAATCCCAACTCGCTGGTCGTGGTGGACCGGGCGATGATCGAGCCGAGTGTGCGCGATGATCCTCCCGGTTCACACTACCAGTTCGAGCGGCTCGGCTACTTCTGCAGCGACCTGCACGATAGCGCGCCCGACCACCTCGTCTTCAATCGCACGGTGACGCTACGCGACACCTGGGCGAAGGCGCGCGCGGAGCACGAGCGGGCGGCAGCAGCGGCGGAGACCACGCCGGCGACGACGAGGCCTCGGCGGAAGGAAGAGAAGACCAGAGAGGGAAAGGCCAAGACGGCCGAGAAGGCCCCCGCCCGGACCCAGCCGCGGGCCGGCAGCGCCGAGCCAGCACGCGACCCGCGCCTGGTAGAGCGCAGGAAGCAGTACCGGGAGGACTACGGCCTGTCCGCGGAGGACGCGGAGATCCTGACGCGCGACGGAGCCACGGCGGCGCTCTTCGACGAGGCGATCGCGACCGGCGTGGACGCGCGGGCGGTGGCCAACTGGATCATTCACGAGTTGCCGCGGGAGGCGCAGGGGAGGGCCGTTGCGGAGCTACCCATCACCGGCGAGAGCCTGGCCGAGCTGGTGGAGCTGGTGGAGACGGGCACGATCTCCAGCAGCGGAGGCCGGGAAGTGCTCGCTCGGCTGGTGCATGGCGAGGGTTCCGCATCCGCCATCGTGGACGAACTGGGCCTGCGGCAGATCAGCGACCGCGGTCAGCTCGAGCCGCTGGTGATCGCCGTCCTTGCGGAGTTCCCTGACAAGGTAGAGGAGTATCGCGCGGGCAAGACGGGTCTGATGGGGTTCTTCATCGGCCAGGTCATGCGGCGCTCCGGCGGCCGGGCGAATCCGGAGGTGGTGAGAGAGGTGGTAGCGGAGAAGACTGGGTGA
- the lexA gene encoding transcriptional repressor LexA — protein sequence MPEPLSKMERRILDYLIDYLKRNTYQPSIREIGKRFGIKSTKTVSEYLQSLADKGYIEREASRSRGVRIVGLELQRPDTITIPYYGKIAAGQPALQRDHVDAEFSLDPKLAGTAEAFFLEVHGDSMEGLGILEGDLVLVEPVREGEVQNGEIIAARLGGEATVKRYFRRNMDVVLEPANPDYAPILVKEYEDFAVLGRVVGLFRRFTAQHTQAIGA from the coding sequence ATGCCGGAGCCACTGTCCAAGATGGAGCGCCGTATCCTCGACTACCTCATCGACTACCTGAAGCGGAACACCTACCAGCCCAGCATCCGGGAAATCGGCAAGCGCTTCGGCATCAAGTCCACCAAGACCGTCTCGGAGTATCTGCAGTCTCTGGCGGACAAGGGGTACATCGAGCGGGAAGCCTCGCGGTCGCGGGGCGTTCGTATCGTCGGTCTGGAGCTGCAGCGACCCGACACCATCACCATCCCCTACTACGGAAAGATTGCGGCGGGTCAACCCGCCCTGCAGCGCGACCACGTGGACGCGGAGTTCTCACTGGACCCGAAGCTCGCCGGCACCGCCGAGGCGTTCTTCCTGGAGGTGCACGGCGACAGCATGGAGGGCCTGGGGATCCTCGAAGGAGACCTGGTGCTGGTGGAGCCGGTGCGGGAGGGCGAGGTCCAGAACGGCGAGATCATCGCCGCTCGCCTGGGTGGGGAAGCCACCGTCAAGCGCTACTTCCGCCGCAACATGGACGTCGTTCTCGAGCCCGCCAACCCGGACTACGCCCCCATCCTGGTGAAGGAGTACGAGGACTTCGCGGTCCTCGGCAGGGTGGTCGGTCTCTTCCGGCGCTTCACTGCCCAGCACACGCAGGCGATCGGTGCGTAA
- a CDS encoding HEAT repeat domain-containing protein, producing the protein MAPRHHLSTTAALLALLWGVCPALHAQDVRLDTIPVAVVDLYGLSTVSEVVVRRALAIAPGAPIPDSAARAAAIARVESIAGVRSARFNAVCCADSRGLLVYVGIEEEGAPTFRFAPAPTSDIRLPDEVVAAGEAFAVAFADAVAHGDFAETDTAGHAIMHWPAAGAVQRRFVDLAAEFASELRNVLHNSAHPEQRALAAQVLGYAPDKAAVVSDLSDALHDQDETVRNNAARVLALIALLAQRRPELGIEVPYEAFLAMLQSPVWTDRNKASFALAQLTTNRDPELISILRQRSLPALLEMARWNHLGHAGPALTILGRIAGLPEAEISAALAAGNREAILAAAEEITDGEP; encoded by the coding sequence ATGGCCCCCCGCCACCATCTCTCCACCACCGCCGCCCTGCTCGCCCTGCTCTGGGGAGTTTGCCCCGCTCTGCACGCGCAGGACGTGCGACTCGACACCATCCCGGTGGCGGTGGTGGATCTGTACGGCCTGAGTACGGTTTCGGAGGTCGTTGTCCGGCGGGCGCTGGCGATCGCTCCGGGTGCTCCGATTCCTGATTCCGCAGCCAGAGCTGCGGCGATCGCGCGGGTCGAGAGCATTGCGGGGGTGCGGAGCGCGCGCTTCAATGCGGTCTGTTGTGCCGATTCCCGAGGCTTGCTGGTCTATGTAGGAATCGAGGAGGAGGGCGCGCCCACGTTTCGCTTCGCGCCGGCGCCGACGAGTGACATTCGCCTGCCGGACGAGGTGGTGGCTGCGGGGGAGGCGTTCGCAGTCGCCTTCGCGGATGCCGTCGCTCACGGCGACTTCGCCGAAACCGACACCGCGGGTCACGCGATCATGCACTGGCCGGCTGCCGGGGCGGTGCAGCGCCGCTTCGTCGATCTCGCCGCGGAGTTCGCCAGCGAGCTACGAAACGTGCTGCACAACTCCGCCCATCCCGAGCAGCGCGCCCTCGCCGCCCAGGTTCTCGGTTATGCACCGGACAAGGCTGCAGTCGTTTCCGACCTCAGCGACGCGCTGCACGATCAGGATGAAACCGTGCGGAACAATGCGGCGAGGGTGCTCGCGCTCATTGCGCTGCTCGCGCAGCGACGCCCCGAGCTGGGCATCGAGGTGCCGTACGAAGCCTTCCTCGCTATGCTGCAATCCCCCGTCTGGACGGATCGCAACAAGGCGTCCTTCGCCCTGGCGCAGCTCACCACGAACCGCGATCCGGAGCTGATCTCGATACTCCGCCAGCGCTCCCTCCCCGCGCTCCTGGAGATGGCGCGCTGGAACCACCTTGGCCACGCCGGCCCCGCTCTCACCATCCTGGGGAGGATCGCCGGACTGCCGGAAGCCGAAATTTCCGCAGCGCTCGCCGCTGGAAATCGGGAGGCGATTCTCGCGGCGGCGGAAGAAATCACGGATGGCGAGCCGTGA
- the pyrR gene encoding bifunctional pyr operon transcriptional regulator/uracil phosphoribosyltransferase PyrR, with amino-acid sequence MSEQERQVLLDERSLERVLARMAREVVEKVADLDSLVLMGIHRRGVELARWIAADIARTEGIPIATGSLDITLYRDDLMAIGPRPVVGETRLPDGGIDNKIVVIVDDVLYTGRTVRAALDELADFGRPRRTLLCVLIDRGGRELPIHADIVGKRYTVEGRDRVEVLVKEVDGRMGVELVKGGS; translated from the coding sequence ATGAGCGAACAAGAACGCCAGGTCCTGCTCGACGAGCGCAGCCTGGAGCGCGTGCTCGCGCGCATGGCGCGCGAGGTCGTGGAGAAGGTTGCCGATCTCGATTCCCTGGTCCTGATGGGGATCCATCGCCGCGGCGTGGAGCTCGCCCGGTGGATCGCCGCCGACATTGCACGGACGGAGGGCATTCCCATCGCCACGGGCAGTCTGGACATCACCCTCTACCGCGACGATCTCATGGCGATCGGGCCGCGGCCGGTGGTCGGGGAGACGCGCCTCCCGGATGGAGGGATCGACAACAAGATCGTCGTCATCGTCGACGACGTACTCTATACCGGTCGCACCGTGCGCGCCGCCCTCGACGAGCTGGCCGACTTCGGGCGACCCCGCCGAACCCTCCTTTGCGTCCTGATCGACCGCGGCGGACGGGAGCTGCCGATTCATGCGGACATCGTTGGAAAGCGGTACACGGTCGAGGGGCGCGACCGGGTCGAAGTGCTGGTCAAGGAGGTCGACGGACGGATGGGTGTTGAACTGGTGAAGGGAGGGAGTTAG